The proteins below are encoded in one region of Maribacter aestuarii:
- a CDS encoding N-acetylmuramoyl-L-alanine amidase-like domain-containing protein, protein MRKTLAVLLLLTISVSILHAQNITCSPKDKQAVEDKIIEIDGLVETDFGQTIVSIGKTFQGTPYVAKTLEIGDKESLVVNLHGLDCTTFVENVLAFSLMLKNEQTEFEDFTKALEKIRYKNGVLDGYASRLHYFSEWIRNNESKGLLKDITAEIGGKEIRKDINFMSTHRDLYPFLSDTDNFLKIKASEDYLNNEIIWVLAQEDIAKNEHLIQSGDIIALTTSIKGLDVTHTGIATREEDGRIHLLHASTVGEVVVSDVPLTDYLKKVKSNTGIMVARPTF, encoded by the coding sequence ATGAGAAAAACTTTGGCTGTTCTTTTATTACTCACGATTTCCGTAAGTATTCTTCATGCACAAAACATCACTTGCTCCCCAAAAGATAAGCAAGCGGTGGAGGATAAGATTATTGAAATCGACGGACTTGTGGAAACGGATTTTGGCCAGACCATTGTCTCCATCGGGAAGACTTTTCAAGGCACTCCCTATGTAGCTAAAACCCTAGAAATAGGCGACAAAGAATCCTTGGTAGTAAATCTACATGGACTCGACTGTACCACTTTTGTTGAAAACGTATTGGCTTTTAGTTTGATGCTAAAAAATGAACAGACGGAGTTTGAGGATTTCACGAAAGCATTGGAAAAAATTCGGTACAAAAACGGGGTTTTAGACGGGTATGCCTCTCGGCTTCATTACTTTTCTGAATGGATCCGGAACAATGAGTCCAAAGGATTGCTAAAGGACATCACGGCTGAAATAGGTGGAAAGGAAATAAGGAAGGATATCAATTTTATGAGTACACATCGGGACCTTTACCCGTTTTTAAGTGATACCGATAATTTTCTGAAAATAAAGGCCTCCGAGGACTACCTCAATAATGAAATTATATGGGTGCTTGCCCAAGAAGACATTGCTAAAAATGAACACCTGATACAATCCGGGGACATTATCGCTTTAACTACCAGCATCAAAGGGTTGGATGTTACCCATACTGGGATTGCTACCCGAGAAGAAGACGGCCGCATTCATTTATTACACGCTTCTACGGTTGGTGAGGTCGTTGTTTCCGACGTCCCGTTGACGGATTACCTGAAAAAGGTAAAAAGCAACACAGGTATTATGGTGGCCCGTCCCACTTTTTAG
- a CDS encoding mechanosensitive ion channel family protein, with protein MNSISEVFIPTPTLYFLGSVIGILILYGIISYLFRRLGKNPKFLLPEGAFKRLSWPIFTILTSILLRSESLRTILDMEDSAYYFRKASTLLFIFAFTWLLLNVIKIVKGVIIQNYNVEATNNLKARKIYTQFNILERIFIFVTIILAVGAALMSFQEIRDVGVGIFASAGVAGIIIGFSAQKMIGTILAGIQIAIAQPIKMDDVVIVEGEWGRIEEITLTYVAVKIWDKRRLILPTPYFIEKPFQNWTKSSSDIIGTVFLHMDYRVPFDELRTELTKILESSDLWDGEANNIQVTDSKAGFVEVRAMVSARDASDAWDLRVLVREKLISFLQENYPESIARNRHIVETNENLKDNS; from the coding sequence ATGAATTCCATTTCTGAAGTTTTTATACCAACCCCCACCCTTTACTTTCTGGGCTCGGTCATTGGCATTTTAATACTTTACGGGATAATATCCTATCTATTCAGAAGACTTGGGAAGAATCCCAAATTCTTACTCCCCGAAGGCGCATTTAAAAGGCTTAGCTGGCCCATATTTACCATTTTAACTTCTATTCTTCTACGATCGGAATCGCTCAGGACAATATTGGACATGGAAGACTCTGCCTATTACTTTAGGAAAGCAAGTACCCTTTTGTTCATATTCGCCTTTACTTGGCTCTTGCTCAACGTAATTAAAATTGTAAAGGGCGTAATCATTCAAAACTACAATGTAGAAGCAACCAACAATTTAAAAGCACGGAAGATATATACCCAGTTCAATATTCTGGAGCGTATATTCATATTCGTAACGATCATTCTAGCCGTGGGCGCCGCATTGATGAGTTTTCAAGAAATACGTGATGTGGGTGTAGGTATATTTGCATCAGCTGGGGTAGCCGGTATCATCATAGGGTTTTCCGCACAAAAAATGATAGGTACTATTTTGGCGGGAATCCAAATTGCGATTGCTCAACCTATAAAAATGGATGATGTGGTCATCGTGGAAGGCGAATGGGGCCGTATCGAGGAAATTACACTCACCTATGTCGCCGTAAAAATTTGGGACAAGCGTAGGTTGATTTTACCGACGCCTTACTTTATTGAAAAACCTTTCCAGAATTGGACCAAATCCTCTTCGGACATCATTGGAACCGTCTTTTTGCATATGGACTATCGGGTTCCGTTTGACGAATTGCGCACAGAGCTGACCAAGATTCTGGAAAGCTCAGATTTGTGGGACGGGGAAGCCAATAATATTCAAGTGACGGATAGTAAAGCAGGATTTGTAGAAGTGCGTGCAATGGTAAGTGCAAGGGATGCCTCAGATGCTTGGGATCTAAGGGTTTTGGTGCGTGAAAAACTAATTTCCTTCTTGCAAGAAAATTATCCGGAGAGCATTGCCAGAAATAGGCATATAGTAGAGACAAACGAAAACTTAAAGGACAATTCTTAA